CCCCCGGGCCTGGCAGTGCTGTTCGGTGCGGCGGGGCGCGCGGAGGGATCGGCGCGGCCATGCGGAAACCGAACCCGAGCCCGAGCCTGAGCCCGAGCCCGAGCCCGAGCCCGAGCCCGATCTCCGGCGCGGCGCGGCTCCCTCGACGGAGGCGACGGGCGCGGGGCGCGCTCTGAGGCCTGGGGATGCGCCGCCGCCTCGACCATGGGCGCCGTCGCCTCCCGGAGGAGGGCGCTGCGGAGCGAGGCCATGTCCTCGGTGGCGGCCAAAGTGCGGTGAGTGCGGCGGACCGATCGCCGGGGCCAGCGCCAGCGCCagcgccgcccccgcccccgcccccgcccccgcagcGTGATCGCAGCCggcgccccgcccccacctccgTGCGGCTCCCTTCCCTGAGGCTGCGGTGGGCGGGCTGCACGACCTCACGACCCTCACACACACTGGGTGGCAGGGGCTGGATGGAAAGCAGACCTGGGCCCAGGTCTGGCCAAGGTGCACCGACAGCCAAGGGTCCCCGAACTGCGACCTGCCAGCCCTGGGCATTCTGAGGTGGGATGGCAGTGCTTGCTGGGGGTGACCCCTGAGCCGTCCCTTGCTGGCGCCGAgggcctgggtggggtggggacgcCAGGGTGGGTGGTGTGCACTGACGGCGCACCCCGCTGTCCACCCCTCAGAGCAGCCCGAGCGTTTGGCGAGTACCTGTCCCAGAGTCACCCCGAGAATCGAAACGGTGCAGGTAAGGGCACGTGAGGCAGTGCCGGGACGGGGTCCACCCACAGCCCCCCAACCTAGGCGAGAGGATGCTGTCTCCTGTCCAGGTCAGGCCCAGCCCCTGCGCACTGTGGGGTGTGAGCAGGCAGCTAGTGCCCGGCTGGGATGGCTTCCTCACGCCCCCTGCCCCGCCTGGCCCAGAGCCCCAGGAGGAGCTCCGAGTCACTCATCACCATGGCACCCACCCAGCTTGGGCTGTTGGCATGGCAACAGGCCTCCTGGCACCCCCAGGACTGGCACCACTGTCTCTGGGGGCCagctggtggggaggaggggagaagttgGCACTGGGCACATGGGCGTGGTGGCAGGCTGGGAGGTGGCCTGCTTGTTTCTGGGCCCCCCGCATCACCCACAGGTAGCACAGCCTGTCGCCCACACGCACGTAAGAGGGGCTTGGGGCCCCGATAGGCGTGAGACGTGAACCTCTAGGGGGAGTGCGCAGCTCAGAAATACCTCTTCTGAAGTCATCAGGGCCCACGGTTCGTTCAGCGGGCCAGGCACCCGCTGGGTATTCATTCCCTGCCTTCAGAACACCCGGAGactgggagggcagggccagcagGCCGCAAGCTCACCTGGTGCCTCTCCCCCAGACCACCTGCTGGCTGACGCCTACTCTGGCCACGACGGGTCCCCCGAGATGCAGCCTGCCCCCCAGAACAAGCGCCGCCTCTCCCTCATTTCCAACGGCCGCTATGAGGGCAGCCTCCCGGAGGAGGCCGTCAGTGGGAAGCCGGCCGGCGAGGGCCCCCAGCCTCGTGTGTATACCATCTCCGGGGAGCcggccctgctccccagcccgGAGGCCGAGGCCATCGAGCTGGCTGTGGTGAAGGGGCGGCAGCAGCGGGAGCAGCACCCCCGCCACCATAGCCAGCCCCTGCGCACCAGCCCGGGCGGCAGTCGTGAGGACGTCAGCAGACCCTGCCAGAGCTGGGCGGGCAGCCGCCAGGGCTCCAGGGAATGTCCTGGATGTGCCCAGCTCGCCCCCAGTCCTTCCCCTCAGGCCTTTGGGCTGGACCAACCGCCTCCCCCTGAGGCCGCCAGCCGCCGCAAGAAGCTGGAGAGGATGTACAGCGTTGACCGTGTGTCTGGTGAGGGGGCTCGCCGGGGGCCTGGGCAGCTTCAGGCAGGATGCTGGTGCTGGGGTCGGCCAGCAACGAGCGCTGTGAGGCTTGGGCAGAGCAGGGTGCCCAGGTCACGGCCTGCAGGTGGCGGCCTGCCGCCACATCCCGTGCCCCACCTCAGGCCTCACGGTTGGCTTTAGCCTTGCCAGCACCAAGTCACCGGAGGAGTGCTTCCCTGAGGAGGGGGCCTGGGAGGGTCTTAAGGGTTGAGCAGGTAGAAAACCTGGCTGAACGGGAAGATCGGGCTGCCTCCAGGGAGTCCTGGGGAACAGTCCCTGCCCTGGGGCCTACTCACCAAGGGGGGCGCGTGATTGCCTGGGGCCCAGCCAGCTAGTGGGGCTCGCCCCAGGATGGTCGAGCTGTGCTGGTGGCTGCGGAGCCCCGGAGGCCTGCTGTCGGCAAGAGGCCTCCCTGGGACATTCCAGGGGCCCCACGCTTCCTGGCTCTGAGGTTGTCATCTCCTGAGAGCAGAATTCTACCTAGCAGACCTGGCACGCCCTCTCAGGGCACCTCTTGGGCCTCCAGATCAGCAACCCAGCTGGGCCTCAGGGCACAGGCCTGGGGTGTGGGCAGTTCACCTCCACAACCTCATGTTCCTCTGATACGCCCAGGCCAGGGGCTGGGACGGGGGTCAGGGAAGAGAGTAGAGCGACCCACTCTGTCTAGTGGCTGTAGGGGCCCTGGGAAGGGGCGGTCTCCACCTCGCCCTCCGAGAAGGGTCTGGGAGAGGGGAGGTCCAACCAAGTGGACGCCAGAGTGGGCCGCAGAGAAGGCCCTGGAGACCCCAAGGAGAGGCTGCAGCCATTGTGtctgcccttcccctcctgctTAAATGGAGACAAAATCAATCCTTTCCCTGGGCACCCTGGAGGCAGGCTGTGCTCTCCAAAAGAACACTCGTCAGCTGTGGGTAGCAGAGGGAGAGCCAAGCAAAAGACAAGCATCCACCAAGCCGCTGAGCTGTTGTGCCTTGAAGAGCTGAGCGGACACCCAAGCCTGCTGGCCCTGCGCCGGCCTCCCGACCCGGGAGGCGGCTGGGGAGCCCTGGCGCTTCTCCGCCGCCGTCTGTGGCAGAAGCATCCCCTTCCCCGACAGGGGGGTAAAGGCTTCAGGAACCCCTGAGCCAGCCTAGTCACTGCTCCTTTGGTCTCTTCCAGATGACATCCCCATCCGTACCTGGTTCCCCAAGGAAACCTCTTCAGTTTCCAGACAGCAACCACAAACTATGCAAGCTGTGAGTCACGTCTGATGTGTGCCGGGCCCAGGCCGGGCACCGTCTTCCTGGTGCTCAGGAATTACTGCCGGATCCTCTCCCAtcctgagcccacctgcctcTGAGCCCACCTGCGTGGCTGCTTCTGAGCAGCCCCGTGTGCCGTGTACCGCCAGCTCTGCCTGAATGTGTCAGTCTGAAGGAAGGCAGGCCTGGCTGCTCTGAACGCCCaactgcccctcccccgccccatcccttccccactgccCTGTCCCTCAGTCCCTCCAGTCCGTCCATCCTGTCCTGCGGGGACCTGGCTGGGGGCTGCAGCTGATGCAGCCAGCAACAGAGGTGGTTCACTGCCCTGTGTCACCCAGCTCCGCCTTCACACACGCCTCAAACAGCGGCCTACCTGTGTTTCATGTGTTGCAAGCGACCACAACTTAGTCCCCTGGGGGCGTGCTCTTGACCTTCGCACAGCTGGGTGTTCTGTCAGGGCTTCCTTTCAGGGAGGGACTCTGCTGCAGTGTCCCCGATACCGAAGAAGCTGCCTCCTGCGTATGCTACCCTGGGGAGCGCACCACCGCCCTTGGGCTGGATGGGGGCCGCTACCTTCGCTGCTGGACCCAGGGTCAGCAGGGCACAGTCAGGCCTCTGTGCAGCCTGACAAGGTCACAGCATCTGGTGGCCTGGGCCACGGTGACCTCCGCGTCTGCTGCCCTCACAAGGGCTGGCCTGCGGCATAGCCGGCACCCTGCTGGTGCCTGGGTGCCTGTGAGGGATCCTCCAGGTCAATGACAAGAAAGGAACTAACTGAAGGGCGGTTGGGGGTCTGAGGGTCTCTGCTCACTGTGTCTTCTCTCTCACGCTGCCCCTTCCCGCCTCGACTCTAGCATCTCGTAAGTACCGTGTGGACCTCGAGCCTGAGGGCATGGCGGTTGTCCCTGGGGGACTCTCCCACCCCCAAGTAGGTTGGGGCAGGCCAGGGACCTGGGCCTTGACCATGAGGGCGTGCTGGGTCCCAGCGAGCGCCAAGGCTACAGCAGGGCCTGTGGAACTGGGCCGAGGACAGGGCGAGGCAGGCCAGGACCTTCTGCCTGGCCCAGCGCCCTGGATGCCCCGCTGGGCCCTGTGCTCGAGGCTCTGTCCCCACGTCTCTGTCCCTCTTGCCTGCGGCCAAGGGCAGTGCTGACTCGTGGCGGTTTCCCAGGGTGTTCAGGGGCTACGCGGAGAGGAAGCGCCGGAAACGGGAGAATGATTCCGCGTCTGTAATCCAGAGGTAGGGCCTGCCAGCCACTCGCCACCAGGGTCCGTCTCTTGTCTGTCCTGGTCTAGCCTGGGCCCACCCAGCTCAGCAGACCTGATGGGGGAAGGGCGGTGGCGAACACTGGCCTGGCCCTGCTCTGGGGATGCGGCAGGCAGGAAAGGTCAAGTGGCCTGAGCCCCTAGGCCTGTGTTTTGGGGGTACAGTGACAGCTGAACTGCAGCCAGCTGGCCCCACCTCAGAGATGTGTCCAGGAAGCTTGTCTGTCCATCTTGGAAGTTGGGCTTTGGCAGGGCACAAAGTTTGGGGTGAAGGAGACCTGCTTCTGAGGTGGCCCAGGGACACAGCGGCAGGGGAGGGGATAGCTGCCAGCCCCAAACCCACCTCACGCTTGGGGACAGTTATGCTGCCCTGGCCACCGTGTGCAGGAAGCAGGAGCCCTTGACCACGGGGGGAGGGAGGCTCTCGGGGTTCAGAGTACCTGGGCgcaaggagagaagggaagcgTGGGCAGCGAAGGCGGGAGACCCGAGTGCACAGGCTCGCCGAGGGAGCTgtcctgggagggggtggggctgcaGGAGGAGGCTGGCTTATCGTGCCTTTGTACTGGCAGCAAAGGGGGAGCCCGGGAGGAGTCTCAGGAGGAGAGGGACTGGGTGGGATTTGCCTGTGGGAGAGCTGGGGGCGCCGGGAGGGCATCCCTCGCGGCAAGGGGCAATGTTGGGACGGTGGCCAGcaagcagtggggaggggagcgcGTGGGACGGGCGCCACCCTCGCGGCCCTCACCAGCCCCCGGTGCTTCCGCCCCCAGGAACTTCCGCAAACACCTGCGCATGGTCGGCAGCCGGCGGGTGAAGGCCCAGAGTAAGGCCCGGGAGCggcgcgggcgggcgggggcgcgCTGTTCTTGGCCGGCTGGGGCTTGGCGTGCTGCTCTCTGCGCCCCAAAGGCCCGCGTCCCCAGGCCCCGCTGCAGCCCCGCGGGCACCTTCCCACTCCCAGGCTCCGCCCCAGGACAGGGCCCTGCCCCTGCACTCAGACTCCGCCCATGTCCACCTAGCACTGTCCTTGTCCGCCGTCGACCGTCCGCACTCCCCACTCCCGCCCCTCCCGCCGCAGTGGCGTCCTCCACTCTCCGGACCCCCTCACGGTCCCCACGTCCTCCCCAGCCAGCCCCTGTGCCTGTCCACCTCGTGTGGCTGCAGGCCCCGCCCCTAACGGGTTCTGCTTTCGCTGCAGCGTTCGCCGAGCGGCGCGAGCGGAGCTTCAGCCGGTCCTGGAGCGACCCCACCCCCATGAAAGCCGACACCTCCCACGACTCCCGAGACAGTAGGTGCCGGGCGGCGCAGGCCAGCACACCTCTCCCAGAGGCTCCCCTAGGCCCCCAGTCCTGCGCTCCCACCCCGGGGGAGCAGCTAGGCTTCTGCGCctttgctgagcctcagtttaccagCCTGAGGGGGGGCGCTCTGGCACCTCCGATTTTCTGGGCAGGGGTAACTAAGGGCTGCGGCTCGCTGGCTGCCCTGGCCTGGTGCCGCCCTCATGCCCGAAGCCTGAGGAGCAGTGCCAGACTCCTCCTTGGCCCAGGCGACAGGCACGCCTGTCTGGAGCTGACCCTTGCCCTCCGGCTCCCACTGGCCTTGCACCAGGGTCCACCCCCTTCCAGCCGCCAGCCTTGCCAGGCTGCTGGGGTCCTCAGCTTGGCTCTCTCACCCACCCTGGGTTTCTCCCTGACCTGGAGGACCCTCTGGGACATGGCTTGCTGGCTCTGGCCTCCATGCATCTCTGGGGGTTGCAGCCGGGACAGGAGGCGCTGCAGCTGACCCTCAGGCCCGGTGGCACATCCTGCCCTACAGGTAGTGACCTACAGAGCTCGCATTGCACCTTGGGTGAGGCCTTTGAGGACCTGGACTGGGAGACGGAGAGGGGCCTGGAGGCTGTAGCCTGTGACACTGAGGGCTTCGTGCCACCCAAGGTCATGGTGAGGCCCCACACAGCTGTTGCAGGCTGCtcagcagtggggaggggggtcTCATGGGGGCTCCTGCTGCCCACTGGCTCCCAGGCGGCCAGGGCACTGAGTGGCCCCCTTGTTGTTCCCAGCTCATCTCCTCTAAAGTGCCCAAAGCTGAGTACATCCCCACCATCCTCCGCAGGGATGACCCCTCCATCATTCCCATCCTCTACGTGAGTGCCTGCCCAGCCCCCGTCGCGGTGTTGGGTGGGGGGTGCTGCCCGAGAAGGGCTCTGACGTGGGGCTGGCTTCCATCTGTCCCAGGACCACGAGCACGCCACCTTCGAGGACATTCTGGGTAAGTACTCCGCCCCCCTGCCCTCTGGTCTGGAGGCTGCTGGGGGCGGCACTCACACCTCTGCCTCCTGCAGAGGAGATAGAGAAGAAGCTGAACGTCTACCACAAGGGGGCCAAAATCTGGAAGATGCTGATTTTCTGCCAGGTAGGGCTCAGCCCTTCCtgcccaggggtggggggtggagggtgcCACCTCCCTGGGCATGCACGTTTGCATCTGCACGTGTTGAGGGCAGCGGTGGTTGGACACCGGTGCGCGGCCCCGTTTGCTAACTGCAGTCTCTCACAGGGCGGCCCAGGACACCTGTACTTGCTCAAGAACAAGGTGGCCACCTTTGCCAaagtggagaaggaagaggacatGATTCAGTGAGCTGGGGggagctgggaggctggggggcTGGATGCAGCACCTGCCGGGGCACCGTGTCCCCGCAGTGCGTCCTGTGATGCCCCCTCACACCTGGGGGTCGGGCTGGAGGCCACCTGtgaccacccctcccccgccagcTTCTGGAAACGGTTGAGCCACTTGATGAGCAAAGTGAACCCGGAGCCGAACGTCATCCACGTCATGGGCTGCTACGTCCTGGGGAACCCCAACGGGGAGAAGGTACGGGGCCCAGACCCCAGACCTGTGAAGGGTTGATAGAACCCCCATTTCTCTCCAGATTCCCTTCTCATCCTCCCAGAGGAACCCCCATGCCTGGACCTAACCAGCTGGGGGCGTcctgttccccaccccccattctccccatccctctctctTTCCGTGCCCTGAGCTCGTGGCCCACCCCCTCTTTTCAGCTGTTCCAGAACCTCAGGACCCTCATGACCCCTTACAGGGTCACCTTCGAGTCCCCCCTGGAGCTGTCAGCCCAAGGTGAGTTTGCCGGGCTGGTCCCCAGTCGTGGGGTGGGTTCCGGGGGGCGGTGGCCTGAGCCCCGGCCTCgcccctcctgcctcagggaaGCAGATGATCGAGACCTACTTTGACTTCCGGCTGTACCGCCTGTGGAAAAGCCGCCAGCACTCGAAGCTGCTGGACTTTGAGGACGTTCTGTGAGAGGCGGGTCCACCCGGCCGCTTCCTCGGACCAGCGATGGGGGCTGGGCCGCTGTGTGCTGCCCAGTACCGTGTGGGTCCTGGTCTTCACGGCCACTTCAGGGCACCCTCAGACGTCGCTCAGGTTCCCTCCCAGGGGTCTGGTCCTCAAGGCATCACGGGTCAAAGAGGTCCCAGCCCCCGCGCCTGGGAGGAGCCACCGCGGCCGGTGGATGTTGACCGGGTCTAGGTCTCGGCTGGAGGCTGCAGCTCTGGGGCGGTTCCTGTGCGGGGTCATAGAAATAAGTGCAATTTTCTACAACCTCTGAGACGATTCAGAGGGAAGCAGCATTACTGGTTAACTAGTTAAGTGCTACGTTACTAGTAACGGCGTAGACCACCCGGCTCAGCGTGTGTTCAGGACCTTGTCTGCCCCAGCGCCCCAGCCCTGCCGTATCTGATCACCAGCACCAGGGCGGCCCGCCTGCCCGGCCTGGCTCCGTCCCTGGCCGAGTCCCTGATCGTCTGTGCTTGCACTGCTCTCGCCACCTCGCTTACCTGGCCTCGGCTGCGCCGGCTCAGCAGGGGTGCCTGGGCAGCAGCTGGGGGGCAcaccttcctttctttcagaGCGGGCCCTGCCTGCTCCCCGGCCTCCCAGGCCCGCCCAGCTCCCTGCTGCTGTCCAGCTCAGCTTTTGGCGGCCGAGTTCTGAAGGCCTCTCCTAGTGCAGAGCCCTGGGGTCTTGGCGGGGCTTGCTGGGGCTGGGTCCTGGTGGGTGAGAACCCTGCTGCACTCCACGTAGGGGCCTGGATCCTGCAGCCGGGGCCTGAGAGCTGGGCGGCCGGTGTGCTGTGGGCTCGAAGCCTGGCCCGTGGCCCAGGGGGTGAGCTCTCTTGTACATAGCTGGGGCTCGGGGGCTGGCCCCCCTTTGCAGAGCCTGGTCACCTGGCTGTGCCCCCAGCCAAGGGGGGGCGGGGGCTGAAAAATGTACGACTTTCCTTAGAGTGACCATTAAATCTGATTCTCTGCTGCGGCTGCCGCGTGGGTCTCCTCTCTCAGCACCCACCGTCCACTGCCTCCCTGGGCCCAGAAGATTCTGGGCCCGCTGGTCTGAGGTTGTTGCTGTGGTGGCCGCCTGCACATCCTGGCCTGGAGCAAGGGGGCTGGAGCCGCTAGGCCTGCCCTGCCAAGGGCACACTCTGCGAGAGGTCTGGGGATGGGGCTCCCAGGGCTCCGGGGAAGTGTCTGGGAAAAGAGCAAGTCCTTGACACGGCTGCAGGATGTGGTCCTGCAGAGGACCAGTTGAGGTCGGGAGATGAGGGCAGAGACACCCTCCTCCTGTAGCCTCTGCCCCACTCCCGGGCACAGAGCGGAGGGCCATTCCTTCCCTCAGGCCATTCTCTGCATGTGGTCAGCAGTGTGGCCACAGGGGGAGGCTAGGTGGTGACCACAGGACCAGCTGGCCATCACTAGCCTTAGTCATCCCCAGATGTGCCCATTgccaccaccctcccctccagTGGCCAAGGTGCTTTGGGGTCCAGCCAGGCTTGGCTACCCTGGTGGCTCCTGGTCCAGGTGCCTGTGGGCAGATCAGCAGGTGCCAGATGGGTGCATCCAGGGCCACCAAGggctggggagggcggggggctGCCAGGGGATGGCATGGGTGAAGGCTGGGAGGCCTGGGGTTCTGGGGGCCTGGAGGCTGGCAGCCTGGCATCAGGGGGTGCTGCCAGGAGAACTCACGTCCGGAAGAAAGCCCACGCAGGCCACGAGCATAGCTCCCGGCGTGACCCATCTGCTCTCACCGTGTGCTTCGAAGGCACGGTTACCGTGTGACCTGCAGGCCTGACCCCGGGACTGCCTGAAGCTTTGTCGCgtgctcctgcccctcccccagactCTGACCGGGGACCCTGTGTAGTCGAGGGACTGGGGCTGCGGAAGCAAGTGGGCTTGCCCCACAGTCTTCTGGGTCAGCTGCTGTGGGTAAGGGCTGGTGAGGTCCGCCCGTGGGAGGCTTGAGGTCT
The Phocoena sinus isolate mPhoSin1 chromosome 6, mPhoSin1.pri, whole genome shotgun sequence DNA segment above includes these coding regions:
- the NSMF gene encoding NMDA receptor synaptonuclear signaling and neuronal migration factor isoform X3, with amino-acid sequence MGAVASRRRALRSEAMSSVAAKVRAARAFGEYLSQSHPENRNGADHLLADAYSGHDGSPEMQPAPQNKRRLSLISNGRYEGSLPEEAVSGKPAGEGPQPRVYTISGEPALLPSPEAEAIELAVVKGRQQREQHPRHHSQPLRTSPGGSREDVSRPCQSWAGSRQGSRECPGCAQLAPSPSPQAFGLDQPPPPEAASRRKKLERMYSVDRVSDDIPIRTWFPKETSSVSRQQPQTMQAVFRGYAERKRRKRENDSASVIQRNFRKHLRMVGSRRVKAQSSDLQSSHCTLGEAFEDLDWETERGLEAVACDTEGFVPPKVMLISSKVPKAEYIPTILRRDDPSIIPILYDHEHATFEDILEEIEKKLNVYHKGAKIWKMLIFCQGGPGHLYLLKNKVATFAKVEKEEDMIHFWKRLSHLMSKVNPEPNVIHVMGCYVLGNPNGEKLFQNLRTLMTPYRVTFESPLELSAQGKQMIETYFDFRLYRLWKSRQHSKLLDFEDVL
- the NSMF gene encoding NMDA receptor synaptonuclear signaling and neuronal migration factor isoform X4; amino-acid sequence: MGAVASRRRALRSEAMSSVAAKVRAARAFGEYLSQSHPENRNGADHLLADAYSGHDGSPEMQPAPQNKRRLSLISNGRYEGSLPEEAVSGKPAGEGPQPRVYTISGEPALLPSPEAEAIELAVVKGRQQREQHPRHHSQPLRTSPGGSREDVSRPCQSWAGSRQGSRECPGCAQLAPSPSPQAFGLDQPPPPEAASRRKKLERMYSVDRVSDDIPIRTWFPKETSSVSRQQPQTMQANFRKHLRMVGSRRVKAQSSDLQSSHCTLGEAFEDLDWETERGLEAVACDTEGFVPPKVMLISSKVPKAEYIPTILRRDDPSIIPILYDHEHATFEDILEEIEKKLNVYHKGAKIWKMLIFCQGGPGHLYLLKNKVATFAKVEKEEDMIHFWKRLSHLMSKVNPEPNVIHVMGCYVLGNPNGEKLFQNLRTLMTPYRVTFESPLELSAQGKQMIETYFDFRLYRLWKSRQHSKLLDFEDVL
- the NSMF gene encoding NMDA receptor synaptonuclear signaling and neuronal migration factor isoform X1, yielding MGAVASRRRALRSEAMSSVAAKVRAARAFGEYLSQSHPENRNGADHLLADAYSGHDGSPEMQPAPQNKRRLSLISNGRYEGSLPEEAVSGKPAGEGPQPRVYTISGEPALLPSPEAEAIELAVVKGRQQREQHPRHHSQPLRTSPGGSREDVSRPCQSWAGSRQGSRECPGCAQLAPSPSPQAFGLDQPPPPEAASRRKKLERMYSVDRVSDDIPIRTWFPKETSSVSRQQPQTMQAVFRGYAERKRRKRENDSASVIQRNFRKHLRMVGSRRVKAQTFAERRERSFSRSWSDPTPMKADTSHDSRDSSDLQSSHCTLGEAFEDLDWETERGLEAVACDTEGFVPPKVMLISSKVPKAEYIPTILRRDDPSIIPILYDHEHATFEDILEEIEKKLNVYHKGAKIWKMLIFCQGGPGHLYLLKNKVATFAKVEKEEDMIHFWKRLSHLMSKVNPEPNVIHVMGCYVLGNPNGEKLFQNLRTLMTPYRVTFESPLELSAQGKQMIETYFDFRLYRLWKSRQHSKLLDFEDVL
- the NSMF gene encoding NMDA receptor synaptonuclear signaling and neuronal migration factor isoform X2 — protein: MGAVASRRRALRSEAMSSVAAKVRAARAFGEYLSQSHPENRNGADHLLADAYSGHDGSPEMQPAPQNKRRLSLISNGRYEGSLPEEAVSGKPAGEGPQPRVYTISGEPALLPSPEAEAIELAVVKGRQQREQHPRHHSQPLRTSPGGSREDVSRPCQSWAGSRQGSRECPGCAQLAPSPSPQAFGLDQPPPPEAASRRKKLERMYSVDRVSDDIPIRTWFPKETSSVSRQQPQTMQANFRKHLRMVGSRRVKAQTFAERRERSFSRSWSDPTPMKADTSHDSRDSSDLQSSHCTLGEAFEDLDWETERGLEAVACDTEGFVPPKVMLISSKVPKAEYIPTILRRDDPSIIPILYDHEHATFEDILEEIEKKLNVYHKGAKIWKMLIFCQGGPGHLYLLKNKVATFAKVEKEEDMIHFWKRLSHLMSKVNPEPNVIHVMGCYVLGNPNGEKLFQNLRTLMTPYRVTFESPLELSAQGKQMIETYFDFRLYRLWKSRQHSKLLDFEDVL
- the NSMF gene encoding NMDA receptor synaptonuclear signaling and neuronal migration factor isoform X5 produces the protein MQPAPQNKRRLSLISNGRYEGSLPEEAVSGKPAGEGPQPRVYTISGEPALLPSPEAEAIELAVVKGRQQREQHPRHHSQPLRTSPGGSREDVSRPCQSWAGSRQGSRECPGCAQLAPSPSPQAFGLDQPPPPEAASRRKKLERMYSVDRVSDDIPIRTWFPKETSSVSRQQPQTMQAVFRGYAERKRRKRENDSASVIQRNFRKHLRMVGSRRVKAQTFAERRERSFSRSWSDPTPMKADTSHDSRDSSDLQSSHCTLGEAFEDLDWETERGLEAVACDTEGFVPPKVMLISSKVPKAEYIPTILRRDDPSIIPILYDHEHATFEDILEEIEKKLNVYHKGAKIWKMLIFCQGGPGHLYLLKNKVATFAKVEKEEDMIHFWKRLSHLMSKVNPEPNVIHVMGCYVLGNPNGEKLFQNLRTLMTPYRVTFESPLELSAQGKQMIETYFDFRLYRLWKSRQHSKLLDFEDVL